The DNA segment GCTTGGCGGCCTCTTGAGCGGCCACCATCCGGTTGGGTTCCACATCGGTGGCCCGCATCGACTGGGACACGTCGATGACCAGCATCACCACCGCGCGGTTACGGGGAATCCGAACGTCATGCGTCGGCCCGGCCATCGCGATGGTGAACAGCACCAGCGACAGCACCAGCAGGATCGCCGGGACGTGCCGCCAGCGCGACGGCCGCTTGGGGGCCACGCTCTCGAGCAACTCCATGTTGGCGAACCGCAGCATTCGCTTCTGGCGCGCCAGCTGCAGCACGATGTAGAGCGCGGCCAGCCCGGCGACGGCGAACAGGAACAGGAAAAACCAGGAGTGCGCGAAGCCGGACAGCGTCATCGGCCCCAGCAGTGGCACCGTCACTGGGACCCCGCCAATGCCCCACGCCGCCGCGAAGCGACGAACCGCACGATGTCGGCAAGCCAGTCACGGTCGGTGCGCAGCGTCAGCACCGGCGCCCCGCACCCGCGGATGGTGCGAGCCACGTCGGCGCGGTGCGCCGCGGCGGCCCGGGCGAAGTCGTCGCGCAGCTGGGTGTCGATGGTGAACTCACGCACCACCCCCGATTCCGCGTCTTGCAGGATGACGTCGCCGACATCGGGCAGGTCGACATCGCGCGGATCGAGCACCTCGATGGCCAGCACCTCATGGCGGGCCGCGATCGCCCGCAACGGACGCATCCAATTGATCGGGCCCAGAAAATCGCTGATGATCACCGCCATCCCGCGGCGGCGTTCCGGCCGGCGCAAGGCATCGATGGCGACCGCCAGATCGCCGCGGACCCCGGCCGGAGCCTTGGGCATGGTCGCGATGGTGCGCAGCATCGTGTGCTGATGCTGGCGCCCGGTGCGCGCCGGTACCCGGGTCATCATTGCGCCGTTGGCGATCAGCGCGCCGATCCGGTTGCCGCCACCGCTGTTGAGGAAGGTGATCGCGGCCGCCGCGGCCACCGCGAGGTCTCGTTTCTCACAGACCGCGGTGCCGAAGTCCAGGCTGGCCGACATGTCCACCACCAGCCAGGTCTCCAGTTCCCGGTCGGCGATCATCTGCCGCACATGCGGGTGGGTGGTGCGCGCGGTAACCGCCCAATCCATCCGGCGCACGTCGTCGCCGGGCTGGTAGAGCCGCGACTCGCCCGGCTCCGACCCCGGCCCCGGGATCAGGCCGAGGTAGTCGCCGTGCAACACACCGTCGAGTTTGTGCTTGATGGTCAGCTCGAGGGTGCGCAGCGCCGCCGCCAGCTTCGGGTCATCGATGTCGCCGCGCAGCAGCGACGGCGGAGCAACGACCGCCGGCGCTTTGCTTTCGGTCACCGGCCGCTGGCCGCGGCCGCCGCCTGCATCACCGGAGGCACCGAATGGCCTTGCTGCGGAACGGCATTCACCTGCGGCAAGGCGACCGTCTGCAGCACCCGGTTGATGATGATCTCCGGCGTGATCTCGTCGGCCAGCGCGTCGTAGGTGAGCACCAACCGGTGCCGCAGCACATCGGGGATGACTTCGATGACATCCTGCGGGATCACGTAGTCGCGCCCCCGCACCAACGCCAGCGAACGCGCGGCGGCGATGATGCCCAACGAAGCACGCGGCGACGCACCGAACGCGACCCAGCTCTTGACGTCGTTCATCCCCAGCTGCTCGGGCACCCGGGTGGCGAACACGACCCGGACCACATAGTCCACCAGCGCGTGGTGGACGAAGTTGTTGGCCGCGATGTCCTGCAGCCGCACCAGATCCCCGGTGTTGAGGATCTGCTTGGCCTGCGGTGGGGTGACGCCCATCCGGTAGATGATCTCGCGCTCCTCCTCCGCCGACGGGTAGCCGACGTTGATCTTGAACAGGAATCGGTCGCGCTGCGCCTCCGGCAACGGGTAGACGCCCTCGTGCTCGATCGGGTTCTGGGTGGCCATCACCAAAAACGGGTTGGGCAGCGGGAAGGTCTTGCCGCCGATGGAGACGTGGCGTTCCTGCATCACCTCCAGCAGCGCCGATTGCACCTTCGCCGGTGCCCGGTTGATCTCGTCGGCGAGCAGGAAGTTGACCACCACCGGACCCAGCTCGGTGTCGAACTCCTCCCGGCCCTGCCGGTAGATGCGGGTGCCGATGATGTCGGTGGGCACCAGGTCGGGGGTGAACTGAATGCGTGCAAACGTCCCTCCGACGACGCGCGCGAACGTCTCCACCGCCAGCGTCTTGGCCACCCCCGGCACGCCCTCCAGCAACACGTGCCCCTTGGACAACAGGCCGACCAGCATCCGCTCCACCAGTTGGTCCTGGCCCACGATGATCCGCTTGACCTCGAAGATGGCCCGCTCCAGGGTGTGCACCTCGGCCGCCAGGGCATCCGCGCCGCCCGGAGGTGTCTCGTGGGCCGGCCCACCCGGGCCCGGGTAACCGCTGACGCCCGGGTGCAACCCGCCTGCTGATGTCATCAAAACCCTCCACAGCTCTTTCGGACACGACTGCTGGCACGACCGATGTCGAGGGGCAGCGACGTGCCCGCGTTCAACTATTCCAGGCCTCTCGGATTCCGTCGACGCCGCGGTCGCCGCACCCCGAGTTCAGTAGTCGATGATCCGGGTCAGAAACGGCGTCATGCCCGACTTGCGCACCGGGCTGACGGTGACCTTGCCGGCGCTTCCGGATGCCTCCAGCATCTGACCGTTGCCCAGGTACAGGGCGACGTGCTGGCTGCCGCCCGGGCCGTAGAAGATCAGGTCACCGCGCCTGGCCGCCGACGGCGGAACGTGCTTGCCGGCGTTGTACTGGTCACCGGAAAACCGCGGGATCAGCACGCCCACCCCGGCGAAGGCGTAGCGCATCAACCCCGAGCAGTCGAACCCGACGGTGCCCGCGCCGGAGTCGACACCCTTGCTGGGGCCCTCCAGCGTCCCGCCGCCCCAGGAATACGGCACCCCCATCTGAGACCCGGCGCGGCGGATCACATACTCGATGGCCTGCGGGGCGTTGGCCCGCGGAATCCGGCTTCCGCTGGCGTTCGCCCCGGCCGCCGACGACGCGGGCGAATTGCCGCCACCCACGTTGATGCCCAGCCCGCTCAGGAACTGCCGCCCCAGATCGAGCGTGGTTTGGGTGGCTTGGGCGGTGGCCTGTAGCGACGCGTTGGCCACCGCGAGCGGATCTCCCGGGGCGCCCGCGCTGACGATGGCGGGCAGCGTGGGATCCCACTCGCCGGGCTCGGCCGGGGCCGGTGCCGCCCCCGCGATCACCAACCCGACCATGACAGTGGCGATCCAGGTCAGGTTGATCAGCTTGATCAGCCGAAATCGGCGGTGGCTCATGGCCTTTCGCTCACCACTCGATGTAGCGCACCACGAACGGCGTCATGCCGCTGGTGCGTACGGGCGCGACGCGGACCTTCAGGCCGACGTCGGGGGCCTCGAGCATCTGCCCGTCGCCGAGGTAGATGGTCACGTGCTGGCTGCCGCCCGGGCCGTAGAAGATGACGTCGCCGCGGCGCATCTGCGCCGACGGGATCTTGCGGCCCAGGTTGTACTGCGAGCCCGAGTAGTGCGGCAGCTTGATGCCCACCCCGGCGAACGAGTACAACACCAGGCCCGAACAGTCGAAGCCGACGGTGTTGGCACCCGAGTCGATGCCCCTGCTCGGGCCGGCCGCGTTGCCGCCACCCCAGGAGTAGGGAACCCCGATCTGTGACATCCCGCGACGGATCACGTACTCGGTGGCCTGCCGTCCGTACACCCGGGGGATCCGGCCTTGGGTCGAGCCTCGGGGAGCGTTGTTGATGCCGGTGTCGGTGGGCTTGAGGATGCCCAACTGCTGCAGGAAGTTGCGCCCCATCTGGGCGGTGACCTGCGCCGACGTCGCCGAGTACCCCAGCACCTGGTTGACCACCGCGATCGGGTCACCGGGGATGTTGGCGCTGGGAATCATGGGCAGCGTGGGATCCCAGCCATCCCATCGGCGGCCACCGGCCGGCCCGGCTCCGGGATCCCACATGCCGCCCGAGGGCGGCGCACCCTGCCCGCCCGCCGACGACCAAGCGACCAGCCTGGCCGCGTCGAGTTTGGCTTGAGCCGCGTCGCGCTCGGCGGCCAGCCGATTGACCTCCTCGCGCTGCTCGTCGAATTTGCGGCGGGTCTCGGTGAGCGCCGCCACCGCCGCATCCTGGCTGGCCTTGGCATCGGCGGCGGCCTTGTCGGCCTTCTGCTTAGCCAGCCGCGCCACCGATTCCTTGTTGACCTGCTCGGTCCGGGCTCGCTGCAGGTTGACCATCACCGCCCGGGCGGCGGCGGTCATCGTCCTGGTGGCGGTCGCGGCCGCGATGATGTCGTCTGGGCCGTTCGCGGTCAGGTAGCTGTCCGACGGCCCATTCATGTAGCTGGCGGCCGCGAACGCGTTGAACCGTCGCTGAGCCGCGTCGATCGCGGCAGTGGCGTCCTTGACCGCCTGCTGGCTGGCCTGCAGTTCGTGCTCGGCGGCCGCGGCGTTGTCCCGCGCGGCCTCCACCTCGACCATCGCCTTGTTGACGCTCTCCTGCTCCGTCTCGACGGCCGCGCTCAGGTCCTCCAGGCGCTGATTGGCCTTGGCGACGGCGGCGATCAGGACCGCGATGCCGTCGGCGCCCGGATCGGCGTTTGCCGGCGTCAGTTCCGGCGCGCAGACCAGCAGCGCCAGGCTCACGACAGCAGGCCGCACGTACCGGACGGCCGAGCGCGAACCAGAGCCACGCCGGGTGCGTCTCATTCGACTCTCCTATGGCTCAACGCAGACGGGCGGCACAGTTTTCGCTGAAGGCGCCATTGGCATCACAAGCATCATTTGCACCGTACGTCACATCTGACGCCAAAGAAACTTGTGTCACAAAGTGCACCCTGGACGTGCAGTTAATGTGACCGAACGGTTATCTGACTGGTTTGCCACACAAGTCGAAGCGCCGGCCCGTCGACCCTGGAGAAGGGAGTTGACCAGGCTAGACGCTGAGGTCTGGTTCTTCGGCAGGCGGTACGGCCATGGCAGTCGACGTTGCTGATCGCCTACTGCGCAGCGCCATGATCCGGGTGGCGACGGCCGCCGCGAGCACGCCGATCAGCAAGAAAATGGTCAGCGCGCTCCAGGGAAACTCCGGGGTGTTCAGCTCGTTCACAAAATTCTGCGCCGACTGCACCGGGTTGCCGGTCTTGGAATGGTCCTCCCCCGCCTCCAGCGTGACGCGTGGGAACTGCGTGCTGTAGCTGCCGACGTAGTTGGGGCTGAGCGCTAACACCGTGACGTCGCGGTAGTCGGCGCCGACGACGGTGGCGATGTCCCGCAGCGGGGTGTCGGTCGGAGGGTTGTGGTCGAGCAACACGATCTTGAGGTCGATGCCCTCGTCGTGCGCCCGCTGGACCACCATGAGCAGTCCCGACATGGCCGCCGGCGGCGCGCTGACCCCGGTCGCGGCGACCTGAGCCTTGACCGCGGTCATGTCGACGTCTTCCGGAATGTATGCCGGCACGAACGGGATCGTCTGCGGCAACGAGACGTCGGATCCGGTCATCGCGTCGCTCCTCTCGCACCCACGGCTAACAGCACGGTACGCGACGCCTCACCCTGATGCTGCGCGACGGCGGCTCGCGCCGGGGTTCCAAACAGGACAAGCGTACTGTTAAAGTGACGTCATTGTTCGGAAGGCAGCCCAAGCACCGTCGACACGGCCCGTCGGCGGGAGAACTAAATCCCCGGGAGTTGATGTGACCAGCAAGGAATCTGTGAACTCATTCGAAGCCCGCGACACCCTGCAGGTCGGGGATAACAGTTACCAGATCTACCGTCTCGACGCCGTCCCCAACACCGAGAAGCTCCCCTACAGCCTCAAGGTCCTCGCCGAGAACCTGGTGCGCAACGAGGACGGCAGCAACATCACCAAAGACCACATCGCGGCGATCGCGAACTGGGACCCCACGGCGGAGCCCAGCATCGAGATCCAGTACACGCCGGCCCGCGTGGTGATGCAGGACTTCACCGGTGTGCCGTGCATCGTCGACCTGGCCACCATGCGTGAGGCCATCGCCGAGCTGGGCGGCAACCCGGACAAGGTCAACCCGTTGGCGCCCGCCGACCTGGTGATCGATCACTCGGTGATCGCCGACTTGTTCGGCCGCGCGGACGCATTCGAGCGCAACGTGGAAATCGAGTACCAGCGCAACGGTGAGCGCTACCAGTTCCTGCGCTGGGGACAAGGCGCGTTCGACAACTTCAAGGTGGTGCCGCCGGGCACCGGCATCGTGCACCAGGTCAACATCGAGTACCTGGCCAGTGTGGTGATGACCCGCAACGGGCTGGCCTACCCCGACACCTGCGTGGGCACCGACTCGCACACCACCATGGTCAACGGCCTCGGCGTGCTCGGATGGGGCGTGGGTGGCATCGAGGCGGAGGCCGCGATGCTCGGCCAGCCGGTGTCGATGCTGATCCCACGGGTGGTCGGGTTCAAGTTGACCGGTGAGATCCAGCCCGGAGTCACCGCCACCGACGTCGTGCTGACCGTCACCGAGATGCTGCGCAAGCACGGCGTCGTCGGCAAATTCGTTGAGTTCTACGGCGAGGGCGTGGCCGAGGTGCCGCTGGCCAACCGGGCCACGCTGGGCAACATGAGCCCCGAATTCGGTTCCACCGCAGCGATTTTCCCGATCGACGAGGAGACCATCAACTACCTCAAGTTCACTGGCCGCAGGGCGGAGCAGGTCGCGCTGGTCGAAGCCTACGCCAAAGCGCAGGGCCTGTGGCACGACCCCGCACACCAGCCGGCGTTCTCGGAATACCTCGAGCTCAACCTGTCTGACGTGGTGCCGTCGATCGCCGGACCGAAGCGCCCGCAGGACCGAATCAGGTTGTCGGATGCCAAGTCGGTGTTCCGCGAGCAGATTTCGCACTATGTCGGCGACGGTTCCGCACCCACCCACCACTCCAAGCTGGACGAGGTGGTTGAGGAGACCTTCCCGGCCAGCGACCCGGGGCAACTGACGTTCGCCGACGACGACAACGGCGTCGTGCACTCGGCCGCCGCGCACGCCCATGGCCGCGTGAGCAAGCCGGTGCCGGTAAAGTCCGACCAACTCGGCGAATTCGTGCTCGACCACGGTGCGGTGGTGATCGCCGCCATCACCTCGTGCACCAACACGTCCAATCCCGAGGTGATGCTGGGCGCGGCGCTGCTGGCCCGCAACGCCGTCGAAAAGGGCCTGACCGCCAAGCCATGGGTGAAAACCACGATGGCGCCCGGCTCGCAAGTGGTCAACGACTACTACGACCGATCGGGCCTGTGGCCGTATCTGGAGAAGCTGGGCTTCTACCTGGTCGGCTACGGCTGCACCACCTGCATCGGCAATTCCGGGCCGCTGCCCGAGGAAATCTCGAGGGCGATCAACGACAACGACCTGTCGGTGGCCGCCGTGCTGTCGGGCAACCGGAACTTCGAGGGCCGCATCAACCCCGACGTGAAGATGAACTACCTGGCCTCGCCGCCGCTGGTGATCGCCTATGCGCTGGCGGGGACCATGGACTTCGACTTCGAAACCCAGCCGCTGGGTACCGATAACGACGGCAACGACGTCTTCCTCAAAGACATCTGGCCGTCGCAACAAGACGTCTCCGAAACCATCGCCTCGGCGATCAACCAGGAAATGTTCACCAACAACTACGCCGACGTGTTCCGGGGCGATGACCGCTGGCGCAACCTGCCCACCCCCAGCGGCAACACCTTTGACTGGGATCCCAATTCGACATACGTGCGCAAGCCGCCCTATTTCGAGGGGATGTCGGCCGAACCCGCGCCGGTCGCCAACATCACCGGCGCCCGGGTGCTAGCGCTGCTGGGTGATTCGGTGACCACCGACCACATCTCCCCCGCCGGGGCCATCAAGCCGGGCACCCCGGCGGCGCAATACCTCGACGACCATGGCGTGGCGCGCAAGGACTACAACTCCTTTGGGTCCCGGCGCGGCAACCACGAGGTGATGATTCGCGGCACGTTCGCGAACATCCGGCTGCGTAACATGCTGCTCGACGACGTCTCCGGCGGCTACACCCGCGACTTCACCCAGGAAGGCGGCCCGCAGGCGTTCATCTACGACGCGGCTCAAAACTATGCGGCACAAAACATTCCGCTGGTGGTGCTCGGCGGCAAGGAGTACGGCTCCGGCTCGTCGCGGGACTGGGCGGCCAAGGGCACCCTGCTACTGGGGGTGCGGGCGGTGATCGCTGAGTCGTTCGAGCGCATCCACCGCTCCAACCTCATTGGCATGGGTGTGATCCCGCTGCAATTCCCGGCGGGCAAGTCGGCCAAGGACTTGCGACTGGACGGCACCGAGGTGTTCGACATTGCCGGTATCGACGCGCTCAACAACGGCCAGACGCCCAAGACGGTGCGCGTGCGGGCCACCAAGGAAGGCGGCGCCACGATCGAGTTCGACGCCGTCGTGCGCATCGACACCCCCGGTGAAGCCGACTACTACCGCAACGGCGGCATCCTGCAGTACGTGCTGCGTAACATGCTCAAGTCGGGCTGACCGGCCGCCCGTGCCCAAGGTCAGCGAGGACCGTCTGGCGGCCCGCCGTCGCCAGATCCTCGACGGTGCCCGTCGCTGCTTCGCCGAATACGGCTACGACAAAGCCACGGTCCGGCGCCTGGAACAGGCGATCGGCTTGTCGCGTGGTGCGATCTTTCATCACTTCCGGGACAAGGACGCGCTGTTCCTGGCGCTGGCGCACGAGGACGCGGAGCGGATGGCCGACGTCGCGTCTCGCGAGGGTCTCATCCAGGTGATGCGCGACCTGCTCGCCGCACCCGACCAGTTCGACTGGCTGGCCACCAGGTTGGAGATCGCGCGCAAGCTGCGCACCGACCCCGCGTTCCACCGCGGCTGGGCCGAGCGCTCCGCGGAGCTGGCGGCGGCGACCACCGATCGACTGCGCCGGCAGAAGCAGGCCCACCGGGTACGCGACGACGTGCCCAGCGACGTGCTGCAGTGCTACCTGGATCTGGTTCTCGACGGATTGGTGGCCCGGCTGGCGTCCGGCGAGGACCCGCAGCGGCTCTCCGCCGTCCTGGACCTGGTGGAAAACTCGGTGCGCCGGTCTTAGCCGCGGCGACTGCGAATCTGCCGACGCGACACGCCGTTTCGGCGTCGGCAGAGTCACAGTCGGTACATCACCGCTGCCGAGAACGGTGGTTGGGGCCGCCGCGGCTGCGCATCGTGGTGCCCGACTCGCGCAGCATGCTGTGAACGGATCCGTAGGACCGGCCGGTGGTGGCCGCCAGGTTGCGGATGCTGGCACCGGCCTCATAGGCGTTGCGCAACTCGTGCAACAGCTGATCGCGTGTCTTCGTCGACTTTCGCATCGGTGCCTCCACGCTGTGTCACACCCAGGCACCTACACACCTAGAGTAAGAACCCGCTGCCGTCAAGGGGCTCTTCGACGTACACGCCTGCGGCCCCTCAGGCCAGCTCGATGAGGTCCCGATACTGGTCGGACCAGTAGTCCTCGGTGCCGTCGGGCAACAGCACCACGCGGTGC comes from the Mycobacterium shinjukuense genome and includes:
- the moxR1 gene encoding chaperone MoxR1, with amino-acid sequence MTSAGGLHPGVSGYPGPGGPAHETPPGGADALAAEVHTLERAIFEVKRIIVGQDQLVERMLVGLLSKGHVLLEGVPGVAKTLAVETFARVVGGTFARIQFTPDLVPTDIIGTRIYRQGREEFDTELGPVVVNFLLADEINRAPAKVQSALLEVMQERHVSIGGKTFPLPNPFLVMATQNPIEHEGVYPLPEAQRDRFLFKINVGYPSAEEEREIIYRMGVTPPQAKQILNTGDLVRLQDIAANNFVHHALVDYVVRVVFATRVPEQLGMNDVKSWVAFGASPRASLGIIAAARSLALVRGRDYVIPQDVIEVIPDVLRHRLVLTYDALADEITPEIIINRVLQTVALPQVNAVPQQGHSVPPVMQAAAAASGR
- a CDS encoding helix-turn-helix domain-containing protein, encoding MRKSTKTRDQLLHELRNAYEAGASIRNLAATTGRSYGSVHSMLRESGTTMRSRGGPNHRSRQR
- the ripA gene encoding NlpC/P60 family peptidoglycan endopeptidase RipA, whose translation is MRRTRRGSGSRSAVRYVRPAVVSLALLVCAPELTPANADPGADGIAVLIAAVAKANQRLEDLSAAVETEQESVNKAMVEVEAARDNAAAAEHELQASQQAVKDATAAIDAAQRRFNAFAAASYMNGPSDSYLTANGPDDIIAAATATRTMTAAARAVMVNLQRARTEQVNKESVARLAKQKADKAAADAKASQDAAVAALTETRRKFDEQREEVNRLAAERDAAQAKLDAARLVAWSSAGGQGAPPSGGMWDPGAGPAGGRRWDGWDPTLPMIPSANIPGDPIAVVNQVLGYSATSAQVTAQMGRNFLQQLGILKPTDTGINNAPRGSTQGRIPRVYGRQATEYVIRRGMSQIGVPYSWGGGNAAGPSRGIDSGANTVGFDCSGLVLYSFAGVGIKLPHYSGSQYNLGRKIPSAQMRRGDVIFYGPGGSQHVTIYLGDGQMLEAPDVGLKVRVAPVRTSGMTPFVVRYIEW
- a CDS encoding Rv1476 family membrane protein, encoding MTGSDVSLPQTIPFVPAYIPEDVDMTAVKAQVAATGVSAPPAAMSGLLMVVQRAHDEGIDLKIVLLDHNPPTDTPLRDIATVVGADYRDVTVLALSPNYVGSYSTQFPRVTLEAGEDHSKTGNPVQSAQNFVNELNTPEFPWSALTIFLLIGVLAAAVATRIMALRSRRSATSTAMAVPPAEEPDLSV
- a CDS encoding DUF58 domain-containing protein, with amino-acid sequence MTESKAPAVVAPPSLLRGDIDDPKLAAALRTLELTIKHKLDGVLHGDYLGLIPGPGSEPGESRLYQPGDDVRRMDWAVTARTTHPHVRQMIADRELETWLVVDMSASLDFGTAVCEKRDLAVAAAAAITFLNSGGGNRIGALIANGAMMTRVPARTGRQHQHTMLRTIATMPKAPAGVRGDLAVAIDALRRPERRRGMAVIISDFLGPINWMRPLRAIAARHEVLAIEVLDPRDVDLPDVGDVILQDAESGVVREFTIDTQLRDDFARAAAAHRADVARTIRGCGAPVLTLRTDRDWLADIVRFVASRRRGALAGSQ
- a CDS encoding TetR/AcrR family transcriptional regulator; translation: MPKVSEDRLAARRRQILDGARRCFAEYGYDKATVRRLEQAIGLSRGAIFHHFRDKDALFLALAHEDAERMADVASREGLIQVMRDLLAAPDQFDWLATRLEIARKLRTDPAFHRGWAERSAELAAATTDRLRRQKQAHRVRDDVPSDVLQCYLDLVLDGLVARLASGEDPQRLSAVLDLVENSVRRS
- a CDS encoding aconitate hydratase; protein product: MTSKESVNSFEARDTLQVGDNSYQIYRLDAVPNTEKLPYSLKVLAENLVRNEDGSNITKDHIAAIANWDPTAEPSIEIQYTPARVVMQDFTGVPCIVDLATMREAIAELGGNPDKVNPLAPADLVIDHSVIADLFGRADAFERNVEIEYQRNGERYQFLRWGQGAFDNFKVVPPGTGIVHQVNIEYLASVVMTRNGLAYPDTCVGTDSHTTMVNGLGVLGWGVGGIEAEAAMLGQPVSMLIPRVVGFKLTGEIQPGVTATDVVLTVTEMLRKHGVVGKFVEFYGEGVAEVPLANRATLGNMSPEFGSTAAIFPIDEETINYLKFTGRRAEQVALVEAYAKAQGLWHDPAHQPAFSEYLELNLSDVVPSIAGPKRPQDRIRLSDAKSVFREQISHYVGDGSAPTHHSKLDEVVEETFPASDPGQLTFADDDNGVVHSAAAHAHGRVSKPVPVKSDQLGEFVLDHGAVVIAAITSCTNTSNPEVMLGAALLARNAVEKGLTAKPWVKTTMAPGSQVVNDYYDRSGLWPYLEKLGFYLVGYGCTTCIGNSGPLPEEISRAINDNDLSVAAVLSGNRNFEGRINPDVKMNYLASPPLVIAYALAGTMDFDFETQPLGTDNDGNDVFLKDIWPSQQDVSETIASAINQEMFTNNYADVFRGDDRWRNLPTPSGNTFDWDPNSTYVRKPPYFEGMSAEPAPVANITGARVLALLGDSVTTDHISPAGAIKPGTPAAQYLDDHGVARKDYNSFGSRRGNHEVMIRGTFANIRLRNMLLDDVSGGYTRDFTQEGGPQAFIYDAAQNYAAQNIPLVVLGGKEYGSGSSRDWAAKGTLLLGVRAVIAESFERIHRSNLIGMGVIPLQFPAGKSAKDLRLDGTEVFDIAGIDALNNGQTPKTVRVRATKEGGATIEFDAVVRIDTPGEADYYRNGGILQYVLRNMLKSG
- the ripB gene encoding NlpC/P60 family peptidoglycan endopeptidase RipB — protein: MSHRRFRLIKLINLTWIATVMVGLVIAGAAPAPAEPGEWDPTLPAIVSAGAPGDPLAVANASLQATAQATQTTLDLGRQFLSGLGINVGGGNSPASSAAGANASGSRIPRANAPQAIEYVIRRAGSQMGVPYSWGGGTLEGPSKGVDSGAGTVGFDCSGLMRYAFAGVGVLIPRFSGDQYNAGKHVPPSAARRGDLIFYGPGGSQHVALYLGNGQMLEASGSAGKVTVSPVRKSGMTPFLTRIIDY